A genome region from Manihot esculenta cultivar AM560-2 chromosome 5, M.esculenta_v8, whole genome shotgun sequence includes the following:
- the LOC110615565 gene encoding vacuolar protein sorting-associated protein 51 homolog isoform X1 → MGVDDVPLDDKAKRMRDLLSSFYSPDHAMSSSNSSKFASLDAINTISFDADQYMNLLVRKSNLEGLLQKHVEMAAEIKNLDTDLQMLVYENYNKFISATETIKRMKNNIVGMEANMEQLLQKIMSVQSRSDGVNTSLFEKREHIEKLHRTRNLLRKLQFIYDLPARLGKCIKSDAYADAVRFYTGAMPIFKAYGDSSFQDCRRASEEAMTTIIKNLQGKLFSDTESIQARAEAAMLLKQLDFPVDSLKAKLFEKLEQSLQDIHLNTEDIINVLEDSNDTSIPTTANDASVHEFVNAVQAYQVIFPDSEKQLVKLSQDLITKHFEITEKSIKEQISVAKFLGILRVIWRDVLLMNEVLNESFLPDYSLEAAQQVVKQFVSITFSHLVRDISDALIVSIRTKQKEGGEENALQVALETSKNAVLKGSMDVLVDLHHLLDDNLGLLQKLRDSIVDWVQEGFQEFFRALYNRFLLLSGRNKSVGQTQGLTEGLVVDKVLAGLVLVLVQLSAFIEQTAIPKITEEIATSFSGSGVRGYESGPAFVPGEICRIFRSAGEEFLHHYITMRTQRVSLLLKKRFKAPNWVKHKEPREVHMFVDLFLQELEAVGSEVKQLLPQGVLRKHRRSESNGSTTSSRSNPLRDDKMSRTNINTQRARSQLLETHLAKLFKQKVEIFTKTEFTQESVVTTIVKLCLKSLLEFVRLKTFNRSGFQQIQLDIQFLRAPVRETVEDEAVIDFLLDEVTVGASERCLDPTPLEPPILDKLIQAKLAKKREQNAIAP, encoded by the exons ATGGGGGTAGATGATGTGCCTTTGGATGACAAGGCGAAGAGAATGAGAGATCTGCTATCGAGTTTTTACTCTCCAGATCATGCAATGTCATCAAGCAATTCTTCGAAATTCGCTTCCTTAGATGCTATCAACACCATCTCCTTTGACGCTGATCAGTACATGAATCTCTTG GTGCGGAAATCAAACTTGGAAGGGCTCTTGCAGAAGCATGTTGAAATGGCGGCCGAGATAAAAAATTTGGACACTGATTTGCAAATGCTAGTATATGAAAATTACAATAAGTTCATCAGTGCGACTGAGACGATCAAGAG gatgaaaaataatattgtgGGCATGGAGGCAAATATGGAGCAGCTCCTTCAGAAA ATAATGTCAGTGCAATCTAGAAGTGATGGTGTAAACACATCTCTTTTTGAAAAGAGGGAACACATAGAGAAATTGCATCGCACACGCAACCTTCTTCGTAAACTTCAG TTCATATATGATCTACCTGCTAGACTTGGGAAGTGTATTAAATCAGATGCATATGCTGATGCAGTCAGGTTCTACACTGGAGCAATGCCAATTTTTAAG GCATATGGGGATTCATCATTTCAGGACTGTAGGCGAGCATCTGAAGAAGCTATGACcacaattataaaaaatttgcaG GGAAAGCTCTTTTCAGATACTGAATCCATACAAGCAAGGGCTGAAGCTGCAATGCTTCTTAAACAGTTGGATTTTCCG GTGGACAGCTTAAAGGCTAAACTTTTTGAAAAGTTAGAACAATCGCTTCAGGACATTCATCTCAATACAGAAGACATAATCAATGTTTTGGAGGACTCTAATGATACTTCAATTCCTACTACTGCAAATGAT GCTTCTGTTCATGAGTTTGTGAATGCTGTCCAAGCTTATCAAGTAATATTTCCTGACTCGGAAAAGCAACTAGTTAAACTCTCTCAAGACCTGATTACCAA GCACTTTGAAATCACAGAAAAAAGCATCAAGGAACAGATTTCTGTTGCAAAGTTTTTGGGTATTCTCC GAGTCATATGGAGAGATGTGCTTCTGATGAATGAAGTGTTAAATGAGTCGTTTCTCCCCGATTACTCACTGGAG GCTGCCCAGCAGGTTGTCAAGCAATTTGTTTCGATCACATTTTCTCACCTTGTGCGTGATATCTCAG ATGCCCTCATTGTCAGCATTCGTACGAAACAAAAGGAGGGAGGGGAAGAGAATGCCTTGCAGGTTGCCCTGGAAACCAGCAAAAATGCTGTGCTTAAAGGAAGCATGGATGTCTTAGTG GACCTGCACCATCTTCTTGATGACAACTTAGGGTTACTTCAAAAATTGAGAGACTCAATTGTTGATTGGGTGCAAGAAGGATTTCAGGAATTCTTCAGGGCTCTGTATAATCGTTTCCTCTTACTTTCTGGAAGAAATAAATCAGTCGGCCAGACACAAGGTTTGACAGAGGGATTGGTAGTTGACAAAGTGCTTGCTGGTCTTGTCTTGGTGTTGGTTCAACTTTCTGCTTTTATTGAACAGACTGCTATCCCAAAAATTACTGAG GAAATAGCTACTTCTTTCTCTGGCAGTGGTGTTCGGGGCTATGAAAGTGGGCCTGCTTTTGTTCCTGGTGAAATTTGTCGAATCTTTCGGTCAGCTGGTGAAGAGTTTCTACATCAC TATATAACTATGAGAACTCAGAGAGTATCACTTCTTTTGAAGAAGAGGTTTAAAGCTCCAAACTGGGTCAAG CACAAGGAACCAAGAGAAGTTCATATGTTTGTTGATTTATTTCTTCAAGAG TTGGAAGCAGTAGGTTCTGAAGTGAAGCAGCTTCTACCACAAGGAGTTCTTCGCAAGCATCGTCGCTCTGAAAGCAATGGTAGCACCACGTCCTCTCGCAGCAATCCATTACGAGATGATAAAATGAGTAGGACAAATATAAATACCCAGAGGGCCAGGAGCCAGCTTCTGGAAACCCACCTAGCAAAATTGTTCAAGCAAAAAGTTGAGATTTTTACAAAAACTGAATTTACACAG GAATCTGTGGTAACCACTATAGTAAAACTTTGCCTTAAGAGTTTGCTAGAATTTGTCAGACTCAAGACTTTCAATCGGAGTGGGTTTCAGCAAATTCAGTTGGATATTCAGTTCCTAAGAGCACCTGTAAGGGAAACTGTTGAAGATGAAGCAGTCATTGACTTTTTACTTGATGAG GTGACTGTTGGTGCTTCAGAACGTTGTCTTGATCCTACTCCTCTGGAGCCTCCCATCTTGGACAAACTAATACAAGCAAAGTTGGCCAAAAAGAGAGAACAGAATGCAATTGCTCCATAA
- the LOC110615565 gene encoding vacuolar protein sorting-associated protein 51 homolog isoform X2 produces MYRMKNNIVGMEANMEQLLQKIMSVQSRSDGVNTSLFEKREHIEKLHRTRNLLRKLQFIYDLPARLGKCIKSDAYADAVRFYTGAMPIFKAYGDSSFQDCRRASEEAMTTIIKNLQGKLFSDTESIQARAEAAMLLKQLDFPVDSLKAKLFEKLEQSLQDIHLNTEDIINVLEDSNDTSIPTTANDASVHEFVNAVQAYQVIFPDSEKQLVKLSQDLITKHFEITEKSIKEQISVAKFLGILRVIWRDVLLMNEVLNESFLPDYSLEAAQQVVKQFVSITFSHLVRDISDALIVSIRTKQKEGGEENALQVALETSKNAVLKGSMDVLVDLHHLLDDNLGLLQKLRDSIVDWVQEGFQEFFRALYNRFLLLSGRNKSVGQTQGLTEGLVVDKVLAGLVLVLVQLSAFIEQTAIPKITEEIATSFSGSGVRGYESGPAFVPGEICRIFRSAGEEFLHHYITMRTQRVSLLLKKRFKAPNWVKHKEPREVHMFVDLFLQELEAVGSEVKQLLPQGVLRKHRRSESNGSTTSSRSNPLRDDKMSRTNINTQRARSQLLETHLAKLFKQKVEIFTKTEFTQESVVTTIVKLCLKSLLEFVRLKTFNRSGFQQIQLDIQFLRAPVRETVEDEAVIDFLLDEVTVGASERCLDPTPLEPPILDKLIQAKLAKKREQNAIAP; encoded by the exons ATGTACaggatgaaaaataatattgtgGGCATGGAGGCAAATATGGAGCAGCTCCTTCAGAAA ATAATGTCAGTGCAATCTAGAAGTGATGGTGTAAACACATCTCTTTTTGAAAAGAGGGAACACATAGAGAAATTGCATCGCACACGCAACCTTCTTCGTAAACTTCAG TTCATATATGATCTACCTGCTAGACTTGGGAAGTGTATTAAATCAGATGCATATGCTGATGCAGTCAGGTTCTACACTGGAGCAATGCCAATTTTTAAG GCATATGGGGATTCATCATTTCAGGACTGTAGGCGAGCATCTGAAGAAGCTATGACcacaattataaaaaatttgcaG GGAAAGCTCTTTTCAGATACTGAATCCATACAAGCAAGGGCTGAAGCTGCAATGCTTCTTAAACAGTTGGATTTTCCG GTGGACAGCTTAAAGGCTAAACTTTTTGAAAAGTTAGAACAATCGCTTCAGGACATTCATCTCAATACAGAAGACATAATCAATGTTTTGGAGGACTCTAATGATACTTCAATTCCTACTACTGCAAATGAT GCTTCTGTTCATGAGTTTGTGAATGCTGTCCAAGCTTATCAAGTAATATTTCCTGACTCGGAAAAGCAACTAGTTAAACTCTCTCAAGACCTGATTACCAA GCACTTTGAAATCACAGAAAAAAGCATCAAGGAACAGATTTCTGTTGCAAAGTTTTTGGGTATTCTCC GAGTCATATGGAGAGATGTGCTTCTGATGAATGAAGTGTTAAATGAGTCGTTTCTCCCCGATTACTCACTGGAG GCTGCCCAGCAGGTTGTCAAGCAATTTGTTTCGATCACATTTTCTCACCTTGTGCGTGATATCTCAG ATGCCCTCATTGTCAGCATTCGTACGAAACAAAAGGAGGGAGGGGAAGAGAATGCCTTGCAGGTTGCCCTGGAAACCAGCAAAAATGCTGTGCTTAAAGGAAGCATGGATGTCTTAGTG GACCTGCACCATCTTCTTGATGACAACTTAGGGTTACTTCAAAAATTGAGAGACTCAATTGTTGATTGGGTGCAAGAAGGATTTCAGGAATTCTTCAGGGCTCTGTATAATCGTTTCCTCTTACTTTCTGGAAGAAATAAATCAGTCGGCCAGACACAAGGTTTGACAGAGGGATTGGTAGTTGACAAAGTGCTTGCTGGTCTTGTCTTGGTGTTGGTTCAACTTTCTGCTTTTATTGAACAGACTGCTATCCCAAAAATTACTGAG GAAATAGCTACTTCTTTCTCTGGCAGTGGTGTTCGGGGCTATGAAAGTGGGCCTGCTTTTGTTCCTGGTGAAATTTGTCGAATCTTTCGGTCAGCTGGTGAAGAGTTTCTACATCAC TATATAACTATGAGAACTCAGAGAGTATCACTTCTTTTGAAGAAGAGGTTTAAAGCTCCAAACTGGGTCAAG CACAAGGAACCAAGAGAAGTTCATATGTTTGTTGATTTATTTCTTCAAGAG TTGGAAGCAGTAGGTTCTGAAGTGAAGCAGCTTCTACCACAAGGAGTTCTTCGCAAGCATCGTCGCTCTGAAAGCAATGGTAGCACCACGTCCTCTCGCAGCAATCCATTACGAGATGATAAAATGAGTAGGACAAATATAAATACCCAGAGGGCCAGGAGCCAGCTTCTGGAAACCCACCTAGCAAAATTGTTCAAGCAAAAAGTTGAGATTTTTACAAAAACTGAATTTACACAG GAATCTGTGGTAACCACTATAGTAAAACTTTGCCTTAAGAGTTTGCTAGAATTTGTCAGACTCAAGACTTTCAATCGGAGTGGGTTTCAGCAAATTCAGTTGGATATTCAGTTCCTAAGAGCACCTGTAAGGGAAACTGTTGAAGATGAAGCAGTCATTGACTTTTTACTTGATGAG GTGACTGTTGGTGCTTCAGAACGTTGTCTTGATCCTACTCCTCTGGAGCCTCCCATCTTGGACAAACTAATACAAGCAAAGTTGGCCAAAAAGAGAGAACAGAATGCAATTGCTCCATAA
- the LOC110616281 gene encoding bZIP transcription factor 53, producing the protein MQRQAASYGSDSDPRYANVDERKRKRMISNRESARRSRMRKQKMLEDLVNEASLLQNENSRLRQNINDNTQRYVEIESANNVLRAQAMELTERLRSMNSVLQIVEEVSGLAVEIPEIPDPLLKPWQLPCPVQPIMASADILQY; encoded by the coding sequence ATGCAAAGGCAGGCAGCAAGCTATGGATCTGATTCTGATCCGCGTTATGCCAATGTCGacgaaaggaaaagaaagaggatGATATCAAATCGGGAATCCGCCAGGCGTTCCAGGATGAGGAAGCAAAAAATGTTGGAGGATCTGGTTAATGAAGCGTCTCTTTTGCAGAATGAGAATAGTCGACTGAGGCAGAATATCAACGACAACACTCAACGGTATGTGGAGATAGAATCCGCCAACAATGTTTTGAGGGCTCAGGCCATGGAATTGACCGAGAGGCTTCGGTCCATGAACTCGGTGCTCCAGATCGTGGAGGAGGTTAGTGGCCTCGCTGTGGAGATCCCTGAGATACCCGATCCCCTTCTGAAACCATGGCAACTCCCTTGCCCAGTGCAACCCATCATGGCATCTGCTGATATACTTCAGTATTGA
- the LOC110614555 gene encoding calvin cycle protein CP12-2, chloroplastic has translation MATLAGLNLSTPRVLAKATEAPKAQPIFKLNNPWKRAYRLGSGRMQMGAVRAAPDSISEKVEESIKSAEEACAGDPASGECVAAWDEVEELSAAASHARDKQKQSDPLENYCKDNPETDECRTYDN, from the coding sequence ATGGCAACTCTAGCTGGTCTTAACCTCTCAACTCCCAGAGTCTTAGCCAAGGCCACCGAGGCACCAAAGGCTCAACCCATCTTCAAGTTAAACAACCCATGGAAGAGGGCCTACCGATTGGGGTCTGGACGCATGCAAATGGGAGCAGTGAGAGCAGCCCCAGATAGCATATCAGAGAAGGTGGAAGAGAGCATCAAGAGCGCAGAAGAGGCCTGCGCAGGAGACCCAGCGAGCGGGGAATGCGTGGCGGCTTGGGATGAAGTGGAGGAACTGAGTGCAGCTGCTAGCCATGCGAGGGACAAGCAGAAGCAGTCTGACCCTTTGGAGAATTACTGCAAGGACAACCCGGAGACAGATGAGTGCCGCACTTATGACAACTGA